A section of the Xiphias gladius isolate SHS-SW01 ecotype Sanya breed wild chromosome 10, ASM1685928v1, whole genome shotgun sequence genome encodes:
- the myt1lb gene encoding myelin transcription factor 1-like protein yields MEVDADDKRHRTRSKVPVDPALTELFSVYGCPLAKKRKSLDRQTLETSPKRSTYLDDMDNSTMEECYETDGTEEMDDREEEEEEGAVEEEEGEVEEEEEEVEGYMDYNIEQMEHEDGEVERGDGEGEEEEEEDEEEVEVEQEEEEEGDEERECNNAKSGLMTEKDNNNNDDFENYDELVAKSLLNLGKIAEDAANRAMTESEMNSNSSHSEEEEEEEGEGNEAQRGDLSLDVDSDVVRETVDSLKLLAQGHGAVLSDNLDGQEFEDGTAENVDETDCTHSGGNVHNGGNGQVKTTSNGQTENSDEEVCLSSLECLRNQCFDLARKLSETKSADRNGPSQQNHFSCGDPNQQPQHHGYGEFHHSQDDRRTHDRNYSDMDNLMKLEEQLSPRSKAFSSCGQDDRYHTNHRDFDEDTASVTSDRSEEVFDMTKGNLSLLEKAIALESERAKAMRDKMAAEAARRDGVRYNHEDHGPRHGYGVERKARLPDGMKKPFYHKDTSRADKKESRCPTPGCDGTGHVTGLYPHHRSLSGCPHKDRVPPEIVAMYENVLKCPTPGCTGRGHVNSNRNSHRSLSGCPIAAAEKLAKAQEKHQSCDGPKSNQASDRVLRPMCFVKQLDYPQYGYKNNVSTSTPRSNLAKELEKYSKTSFDYSAFDGSNNHQVYGKRAIAPKVHGQRDTSPKGYDAKRYCKNSSSASSTTSTYAPSSSSSSLSCGGGGGGTGGGGGGGGSSASSTCSKSSFDYSHDMEAAHMAATAILNLSTRCREMPHGMGGKPQDLCSQSPGLDVDENGTLDLSMSKRLCSGGGGGGDSVLTPLEPMSPQRQAALLGSRCYGMGDATDCWDLPVDYTKIKHIDEDEKEVKGKITRTPDDLDPFHDLLEDRSYTTDVNMPSPKPKYIQCKESKKDLITLSGCPLADKSIRSMLANNAQELKCPTPGCDGSGHITGNYASHRSLSGCPRARKSGIKIIHSKENKEDQEPIRCPVPGCDGQGHVTGKYASHRSASGCPIAAKRQKDGYLNGIQFTWKSGKTEGMSCPTPGCDGSGHVSGSFLTHRSLSGCPRATSAMRKARLSGVEMLTIKQQRASNGLEHEEEIKQLDEEIKDLSESNSQVEADMIKLRTQITTMESNLKSIEEENKVIEQQNESLLHELANLSQSLINSLANVQLPHMEPISEQNFDAYVTTLTDMYTNQDQYQSPENKVLLENIKQAVQGIQV; encoded by the exons TGTGTATGGCTGCCCTCTGgccaaaaagagaaagagtCTAGACAGACAAACTCTGGAAACTTCCCCCAAGAGGAGCACCTACCTAGATGACATGGACAACTCCACAATGGAGGAATGCTACGAGACAGACGGAACTGAGGAGATGGACGatagggaggaagaggaggaggaaggagctgtagaggaggaagagggagaagtggaggaggaagaggaggaggtggaaggcTACATGGACTACAACATAGAGCAAATGGAGCATGAAGAtggggaggtggagagaggtgatggagagggggaagaagaagaagaagaggacgaaGAGGAGGTAGAGGTGGagcaagaagaggaggaggaaggtgatgaggagagg GAATGTAA CAATGCCAAATCTGGCCTGATGACGGagaaagacaacaacaacaatgatgaTTTTGAAAACTATGATGAACTTGTGGCCAAGTCCCTGCTAAACCTGGGTAAGATTGCAGAAGATGCTGCCAACAGGGCCATGACAGAATCTGAGATGAACAGCAACTCCTCTCATAgt gaagaggaggaagaagaggagggggaaggcAATGAAGCACAGAGGGGTGATCTAAGTTTGGACGTTGACAGTGATGTAGTCCGGGAGACGGTGGACTCCCTTAAACTGCTGGCACAAGGTCATGGTGCAGTGTTGTCTGACAATTTAGATGGACAGGAGTTTGAGGACGGTACAGCTGAGAACGTTGACGAGACTGACTGTACCCACAGTGGGGGAAATGTACACAACGGTGGTAATGGACAAGTTAAAACCACCAGTAatggacaaacagaaaacagcgaTGAGGAAGTGTGTTTAAGCAGTCTGGAGTGCCTACGAAACCAATGCTTCGACCTGGCCCGGAAACTAAGTGAAACAAAGTCAGCTGACCGAAATGGACCATCCCAGCAAAATCATTTCTCATGTGGAGATCCCAATCAGCAGCCCCAGCATCATGGCTATGGGGAATTCCACCATAGCCAAGACGACAGGCGAACGCATGATAGGAACTATTCCGACATGGACAATCTCATGAAGCTCGAGGAGCAGCTGAGCCCACGCTCCAAAGCTTTCTCCAGTTGCGGGCAGGATGACCGGTATCACACCAACCACCGAGATTTTGATGAGGACACTGCCTCAGTAACGTCAGACCGATCAGAAGAAGTGTTTGACATGACAAAGGGTAACCTGTCCCTATTGGAGAAGGCCATTGCACTAGAGTCAGAACGTGCAAAGGCAATGCGAGATAAAATGGCAGCTGAGGCTGCTAGGAGAGATGGGGTGAGGTATAACCATGAAGACCATGGCCCACGGCATGGCTATGGTGTTGAGCGTAAAGCCCGCCTTCCTGATGGTATGAAGAAGCCTTTCTACCATAAAG ATACTTCACGTGCAGACAAGAAGGAAAGCCGGTGTCCAACACCAGGCTGTGACGGCACAGGTCATGTTACTGGCTTATACCCACACCATCGGAGCCTCTCTGGCTGTCCGCACAAAGACAGAGTGCCACCAGAAA TTGTGGCAATGTATGAGAATGTTCTTAAGTGTCCTACGCCTGGCTGCACGGGACGCGGCCATGTCAATAGCAACAGAAACTCCCACAGAAG TCTGTCAGGATGTCCCATTGCTGCAGCCGAGAAGCTGGCCAAAGCCCAGGAGAAGCACCAGAGTTGTGATGGCCCCAAGTCCAACCAGGCCTCTGACCGAGTCTTAAG GCCTATGTGCTTTGTCAAACAACTGGACTATCCACAGTATGGTTACAAGAACAATGTTTCCACCAGCACACCCCGCTCCAACCTGGCCAAGGAGTTGGAGAAGTACTCCAAGACCAGCTTTGACTACAGCGCCTTTGATGGCAGCAACAACCACCAAGTGTATGGGAAACGGGCCATCGCACCCAAAGTTCACGGACAAAGGGACACCTCTCCAAAAGGATATGATG CTAAACGTTACTGCAAGAACTCCAGCTCGGccagcagcaccaccagcacCTATGCTcccagcagtagcagcagcagtctgagctgtggaggtggaggagggggaacaggaggaggaggtgggggtgggggcagTAGTGCCAGCAGCACCTGCAGCAAGAGCAGCTTCGACTACAGTCACGACATGGAGGCCGCCCACATGGCAGCCACGGCCATCCTCAACCTGTCCACACGCTGCAGGGAGATGCCCCACGGGATGGGGGGGAAGCCCCAGGATTTGTGCTCGCAG AGTCCCGGTCTAGATGTTGATGAGAACGGTACGTTGGACCTGAGTATGAGCAAGCGTCTGTGcagcggtggtggtggtggaggggacTCTGTGCTCACCCCTCTAGAACCCATGTCCCCCCAGAGGCAAGCTGCCCTGCTGGGCTCCCGCTGCTACGGCATGGGGGATGCCACTGACTGCTGGGACCTGCCAGTAGACTACACCAAGATCAAACACATAGATGAGGACGAGAAAGAGGTAAAGGGGAAAATAACAAGGACT CCGGATGACCTGGATCCCTTCCATGACCTGCTGGAGGACCGCTCCTACACCACAGATGTTAACATGCCCAGCCCCAAGCCCAAGTATATCCAGTGCAAGGAGAGTAAGAAGGACCTGATAAC TCTCTCAGGTTGCCCTTTAGCTGATAAAAGCATTCGAAGTATGCTGGCCAACAACGCACAAGAGCTCAA GTGCCCGACACCAGGGTGCGATGGTTCGGGACATATCACTGGCAACTACGCCTCACACAGAAG tctcTCAGGGTGTCCGCGAGCCAGGAAAAGTGGGATAAAGATCATCCACAGTAAAGAGAACAAGGAGGACCAGGAGCCTATCAG GTGTCCAGTCCCAGGTTGTGATGGTCAGGGACATGTGACAGGGAAGTATGCATCCCACAGAAGTGCATCTGGATGCCCCATAGCAGCCAAGAGACAAAAGGATGGCTATCTAAACGGCATTCAGTTCACATGGAAGTCTGGCAAGACAGAGGGCATGTCCTGCCCTACACCAGGCTGTGATGGCTCAGGCCATGTCAGCGGCAGTTTCCTGACACATCGGAG TCTGTCGGGTTGTCCACGTGCCACCTCCGCCATGAGGAAAGCCAGGCTCTCTGGAGTGGAAATGCTAACAATAAAGCAGCAACGTGCCAGCAACG GGCTGGAGCATGAAGAGGAGATCAAACAGCTGGATGAGGAAATCAAAGATTTAAGTGAATCTAATTCACAAGTGGAGGCAGACATGATCAAACTTCGAACGCAG ATTACAACAATGGAGTCCAACCTGAAGTCCATAGAGGAGGAAAACAAGGTGATTGAACAGCAAAATGAATCTCTCCTGCATGAGCTGGCCAACCTCAGCCAGTCACTGATTAACAGTTTAGCTAATGTCCAGCTCCCTCATATG GAGCCAATAAGCGAGCAGAACTTTGATGCCTATGTGACCACTCTAACAGATATGTACACAAATCAAGACCAGTACCAGAGTCCAGAAAACAAAGTCCTCTTGGAAAACATCAAGCAAGCTGTTCAAGGGATCCAAGTGTAA